From Passer domesticus isolate bPasDom1 chromosome 5, bPasDom1.hap1, whole genome shotgun sequence, the proteins below share one genomic window:
- the ST13 gene encoding hsc70-interacting protein isoform X1: MDSRKLSELRAFVRLCKQNPGLLHTPELAFLREWVESMGGTIPPAPANTSTEETSKGKAEEHPEEPVKSPEPESEESDLEIDNEGVIEPDNDDPQEMGDENVEVTEEMADQANEKKMEAINALSEGDLQKAVELFTDAIKLNPCLAILYAKRASVFVKLQKPNAAIRDCDRAIKINPDSAQTYKWRGKAHRLLGHWEEAAHDLALACKLDYDEDASAMLKEVQPRAQKIAEHRRKYERKREEKEIKERLERVKKAREEHEKAQREEEARRQAGGAQFGGFPGGFPGGFPGAAGMPGMAGMPGLNEILSDPEVLAAMQDPEVMVAFQDVAQNPANMSKYQSNPKVMNLISKLSAKFGSKP; encoded by the exons ATGGACTCGCGCAAGCTGAGTGAGCTGCGGGCCTTCGTCCGGCTGTGCAAGCAGAACCCGGGCCTGCTGCACACCCCGGAGCTCGCCTTCCTCCGCGAGTGGGTGGAGAG CATGGGAGGCACAATTCCACCTGCTCCAGCCAATACCTCCACAGAGGAGACAAGTAAG GGCAAAGCAGAGGAACACCCAGAGGAGCCGGTTAAATCACCCGAACCAGAAAGTGAAGAGAGCGACTTAG aAATTGATAATGAGGGAGTGATTGAACCAGACAACGATGACCCTCAAGAGATGGGAGATGAAAATGTGGAG gtAACTGAAGAGATGGCGGATCAAGCTAATGAAAAGAAGATGGAAGCGATAAATGCTCTCAGTGAAG GGGACCTTCAGAAGGCTGTTGAATTGTTCACAGATGCTATCAAGCTGAATCCTTGTTTGGCCATCTTGTATGCCAAGAGGGCAAG TGTTTTTGTGAAACTACAGAAGCCAAATGCTGCCATTAGAGATTGTGACAGAGCCATCAAGATTAATCCTGACTCAGCACAGACCTATAAATGGAGGGGGAAAGCACATAG ACTCCTTGGCCACTGGGAGGAGGCTGCTCATGATCTTGCATTAGCTTGTAAACTGGATTATGATGAAGATGCAAGCGCCATGCTGAAGGAGGTGCAGCCAAGA GCTCAGAAGATTGCAGAGCATCGACGAAAGTATGAGCGGAAACGtgaagaaaaggaaatcaaGGAAAGACTGGAAAGAGTGAAGAAGGCACGGGAGGAGCATGAGAAAGCACAAAGG GAGGAAGAAGCAAGACGACAGGCAGGAGGAGCTCAGTTTGGTGGCTTCCCAGGTGGCTTCCCAG GTGgctttcctggggctgcaggcatGCCAGGAATGGCAGGTATGCCAGGCCTCAATGAGATCCTCAGTGATCCAGAAGTTCTTGCAGCCATGCAG GATCCAGAAGTTATGGTTGCATTCCAAGATGTTGCCCAGAATCCAGCAAATATGTCCAAGTACCAGAGCAATCCCAAGGTCATGAATCTCATCAGTAAATTGTCTGCCAAATTTGGCAGTAAACCATAA
- the ST13 gene encoding hsc70-interacting protein isoform X2 — MGGTIPPAPANTSTEETSKGKAEEHPEEPVKSPEPESEESDLEIDNEGVIEPDNDDPQEMGDENVEVTEEMADQANEKKMEAINALSEGDLQKAVELFTDAIKLNPCLAILYAKRASVFVKLQKPNAAIRDCDRAIKINPDSAQTYKWRGKAHRLLGHWEEAAHDLALACKLDYDEDASAMLKEVQPRAQKIAEHRRKYERKREEKEIKERLERVKKAREEHEKAQREEEARRQAGGAQFGGFPGGFPGGFPGAAGMPGMAGMPGLNEILSDPEVLAAMQDPEVMVAFQDVAQNPANMSKYQSNPKVMNLISKLSAKFGSKP; from the exons ATGGGAGGCACAATTCCACCTGCTCCAGCCAATACCTCCACAGAGGAGACAAGTAAG GGCAAAGCAGAGGAACACCCAGAGGAGCCGGTTAAATCACCCGAACCAGAAAGTGAAGAGAGCGACTTAG aAATTGATAATGAGGGAGTGATTGAACCAGACAACGATGACCCTCAAGAGATGGGAGATGAAAATGTGGAG gtAACTGAAGAGATGGCGGATCAAGCTAATGAAAAGAAGATGGAAGCGATAAATGCTCTCAGTGAAG GGGACCTTCAGAAGGCTGTTGAATTGTTCACAGATGCTATCAAGCTGAATCCTTGTTTGGCCATCTTGTATGCCAAGAGGGCAAG TGTTTTTGTGAAACTACAGAAGCCAAATGCTGCCATTAGAGATTGTGACAGAGCCATCAAGATTAATCCTGACTCAGCACAGACCTATAAATGGAGGGGGAAAGCACATAG ACTCCTTGGCCACTGGGAGGAGGCTGCTCATGATCTTGCATTAGCTTGTAAACTGGATTATGATGAAGATGCAAGCGCCATGCTGAAGGAGGTGCAGCCAAGA GCTCAGAAGATTGCAGAGCATCGACGAAAGTATGAGCGGAAACGtgaagaaaaggaaatcaaGGAAAGACTGGAAAGAGTGAAGAAGGCACGGGAGGAGCATGAGAAAGCACAAAGG GAGGAAGAAGCAAGACGACAGGCAGGAGGAGCTCAGTTTGGTGGCTTCCCAGGTGGCTTCCCAG GTGgctttcctggggctgcaggcatGCCAGGAATGGCAGGTATGCCAGGCCTCAATGAGATCCTCAGTGATCCAGAAGTTCTTGCAGCCATGCAG GATCCAGAAGTTATGGTTGCATTCCAAGATGTTGCCCAGAATCCAGCAAATATGTCCAAGTACCAGAGCAATCCCAAGGTCATGAATCTCATCAGTAAATTGTCTGCCAAATTTGGCAGTAAACCATAA